The following coding sequences lie in one Onychomys torridus chromosome X, mOncTor1.1, whole genome shotgun sequence genomic window:
- the Nudt11 gene encoding diphosphoinositol polyphosphate phosphohydrolase 3-beta, with translation MKCKPNQTRTYDPEGFKKRAACLCFRSEREDEVLLVSSSRYPDRWIVPGGGMEPEEEPDGAAVREVYEEAGVKGKLGRLLGVFEQNQDRKHRTYVFVLTVTELLEDWEDSVNIGRKREWFKIEDAIKVLQCHKPVHAEYLEKLKLGGSPTNGNSAAPSPPESEP, from the coding sequence ATGAAGTGCAAGCCGAACCAGACGCGGACCTACGACCCCGAGGGCTTCAAGAAGCGCGCCGCGTGCCTGTGCTTCCGCAGCGAGCGCGAAGACGAGGTGCTCCTGGTGAGCAGCAGCCGCTACCCCGACCGCTGGATCGTGCCCGGCGGGGGCATGGAGCCCGAGGAGGAGCCGGACGGCGCGGCGGTGCGCGAGGTGTACGAGGAGGCGGGAGTCAAGGGGAAGTTGGGCCGGCTGCTGGGCGTCTTCGAGCAGAACCAAGATCGCAAGCACCGGACCTACGTGTTCGTGCTCACCGTCACCGAGCTGCTGGAGGATTGGGAAGACTCGGTCAACATCGGCAGGAAGCGAGAGTGGTTCAAGATCGAAGATGCCATCAAGGTCCTCCAGTGCCACAAGCCCGTGCATGCCGAGTACCTGGAGAAACTGAAGCTGGGCGGCTCCCCGACTAATGGAAACTCAGCCGCCCCGTCCCCGCCGGAGAGCGAGCCCTA